One genomic segment of Desulfocapsa sulfexigens DSM 10523 includes these proteins:
- the yrfG gene encoding GMP/IMP nucleotidase, giving the protein MTHVQIHPSFSWSQIDTVLLDMDGTLLDKYFDDHFWEEYIPKIFAKNNSLSEEEARKVLLQRYQKVESTLQWCDLDYWSEQLDLDIPELKCKVDHLIKVHPYVTDFLDYTRKIGKTIYLVTNAHSKTLHIKMEKTALGSHFDQIVCAEEIGYAKEQPEFWQKLEDHLGFSKSSTLLADDTAKVLHSASQYGIGFPIFVARPSSRIPVKFSPDYASITYFDELIF; this is encoded by the coding sequence ATGACACATGTGCAGATACACCCGAGTTTCTCCTGGTCTCAGATAGATACCGTCCTTCTTGATATGGATGGAACCCTGCTGGACAAATATTTTGATGATCATTTCTGGGAAGAATATATCCCGAAGATCTTTGCAAAAAACAACAGCCTTTCCGAGGAGGAAGCCAGAAAAGTCCTTCTTCAGCGATATCAGAAGGTGGAAAGCACCCTGCAATGGTGTGACCTTGATTATTGGTCTGAACAGCTTGACCTTGATATTCCTGAGCTGAAATGCAAGGTCGACCACCTTATCAAGGTTCATCCCTATGTTACAGATTTTCTAGACTACACTCGGAAGATTGGCAAAACAATCTATCTCGTCACCAATGCTCATTCAAAAACGCTGCATATCAAGATGGAGAAAACCGCACTGGGATCACATTTTGATCAAATCGTTTGCGCAGAAGAAATAGGCTATGCCAAAGAACAGCCTGAATTCTGGCAAAAACTGGAGGATCACCTTGGCTTCAGTAAAAGTAGCACTCTCCTGGCCGATGACACAGCAAAAGTACTGCATTCCGCCAGTCAATACGGAATCGGATTCCCCATTTTCGTAGCCCGTCCCAGCTCACGCATTCCAGTCAAATTTTCCCCAGACTATGCATCCATCACCTACTTCGATGAACTCATTTTCTAA